DNA from Anaerolineales bacterium:
TTGAAATCCAGCACCAGCTTGCCGTTCTCCTCGCCCAGGTCTGCGCCGTGGGCACCATCCAGCAGCCAGCGCCCGGGCGCATAGGTTTTCCCGCTCTGCGCACTGGCATCCGCAAAGGGCAGCAGCAGGCCACCGCCATAGCTTTGCAACGCGAACACGCTCAGACTGAGTGTGCTGCCAGCCACGGCAAAATGAACCCGCCCGACGCGTTTAGCTGGCGCCCCGGCCACCGCCAACAACTCCGGCGCCACGTCAATATCCACATCTACCGCAAACCGCAGCGCCGGGTCATAAGGGAAATACGCCAGGTTGATGAAGTGGGCGCGCTGGGCCGGCGCCAGCGGCGAAGCAGCATGGTGGCCGAAGAGCTCGTTGCGCGCCGCCACCCAATACTGCCAGCGCTGCTCTGCCGGAATGCGCCGGTCGCGCACGCCTGCATACACGGCTTGCACCTTGCGCAGGTAATCCACTTGGTCCAGTTCATCCAATCGAAACATAACTCTCCAAAACGCGGGTGATCATCAAATATAATCCACATCCATCCACTACGCGAAACGAGCCAATCGATGAGCCATCCCTTTTCCACTGA
Protein-coding regions in this window:
- a CDS encoding DUF1684 domain-containing protein translates to MFRLDELDQVDYLRKVQAVYAGVRDRRIPAEQRWQYWVAARNELFGHHAASPLAPAQRAHFINLAYFPYDPALRFAVDVDIDVAPELLAVAGAPAKRVGRVHFAVAGSTLSLSVFALQSYGGGLLLPFADASAQSGKTYAPGRWLLDGAHGADLGEENGKLVLDFNFAYNPASAYAAAGFEVPAENRLALAIPAGEQLYPAAAA